TCAAGTGCATCTGCCTCCACAAGAGGCTTGCTGACCAGGTAACCCTGGATAATATCACAATCATGTTTTTGCAGATATCTTTTTTGTTCTTCCTCCTCTACTCCCTCGGCAACTACTGTTAATCCTATTTTATGCGCCATGGAAATAATATCTGATGTTATTAGATTTTTTTCATCTTCATTTTTTATTTTGCTGATAAAAAACCTGTCCAGCTTTACTATATTAATATTCAGCTCCCGGAGCCTAGCCAGGGAGGAAAAGCCAGTACCAAAATCATCCAGGGAAACAGCAATCCCCATTTCCCTGATATCCTTTAATTTTTCATTTATTAGCTCATAATTGGAAAGCAAGATTGATTCGGTAATTTCAAACTCCAAAGATTTAATTACAGCACATAATGATTGTATGTATTGTTCTATATCTTTCATAAATCCTTCTCTAAGCAACTGGAGGCCTGAGATATTTACTGACAGATTGATATCCTCATAACCGCTGTCATGAAGGCTTTTTGAGAAATTACAGGCCCTGTGCAGGATCTGTTTTCCCAAATCATAGATCAGCATTCTCTTTTCCGCTATATCTACAAACTCCATAGGCGAAATAATACCCATTCCCGGAATATTTAATCTGGCCAGGGCTTCAAAACCCATAATTCTGTTCTGTTTAAGATCCAGCTTGGGCTGGTATTGGAGATAAAATCTTTCAGGGTTCACACCAAGGATAGCATCCCTTAATACCTTCTCTATTTTATCAGCCCGCCTGACAATCACTTCCATTTCATCCTCGTAAAAATAGATAGCATCATTACTGGAACTGTTGATATGTGAAAGGGCCAGGGTAGCATCCCGCAAAAGACTATCAATAGGCATATCCTGGTTTTTAATCTCAACAATACCGATTTCGGCACTGACAAACTGGGGGTCGCCATTGACCAAAAAGGATTTATCAAAAATATTGATAATTTTTTGAGCCAATGCTTGTAAATCTTCTTTTCTTTTGTAATTGCCGATAACAATAATAAAGCGGTCTGTGCTAGGCCTGAATAATTCCTCATCAGGTTCTAATATGTTTTTAATCTTTTCGGCAATCTTGACATGTATCTTTTCTCCGTAGAGATAGCCATGGGTCATATTCAAGATATTAAAATTCGTGCAGTTTAAAAGCATTATGGCCTTTTTATGTTTATCTGTATTCTTAACCTCGCTCTCGAGATACTCACTCAGGTATTCGCTGTTCGGAAGGCCAGTAAGCTTATCATAGTAAGCGAGCCTGAGATTGGATTTATTCTTCCGGTAGGCATAATACATGATAGCTCCAACGATGGCAGAAACCAAAGCCAACTGAAGAAAGTTATTAAAGATAATATCCTTTATCTCTCCATCAATCTCATCGGTTCTCCAGGCAACCGTTAGCGTGCCAAGGCTTTTATCTTCACTGAGAACCGGCACACAGACCTGAAAAACATCATGGCCATCCAGGACAGTTCTTACTGAATACTGCTCAGACCCAAAGTTTTGCTGGTGGATAGTGATTTCTTCTGTTATTTCCTCGGTATACTGAGAATTTTTGCTGACAATCATTTCATTGTTATCGTCTACAAAGGAGATATACATAATATCTTCTCTGTTTGATATTCTGTCTATTAATTTTTTAAGCTCAAATTTCCCCAGGAACTCCTGAACTTCCTCAGCCAATACCCCTATCTGGACAAAAGAACCGTCAGCAACCTGAAAATAGGCGTATTTGTAATAAATATCACTTTCAGTATCTCTGCGG
The genomic region above belongs to Atribacterota bacterium and contains:
- a CDS encoding phosphodiesterase; the protein is MRKDKLKSIDIRYFLIPFFILILIFFGLTVYMVNNYVNKSYEIFEESSLDIADSYSHTLITSQEAHDIVTELLEEKLMIASQAAKLIQGFETTEELAELAERFFIDEIYIYNPEGEIIRSNITKYIGWKAYPGHPVHDFMISDKQILVEDIRRDTESDIYYKYAYFQVADGSFVQIGVLAEEVQEFLGKFELKKLIDRISNREDIMYISFVDDNNEMIVSKNSQYTEEITEEITIHQQNFGSEQYSVRTVLDGHDVFQVCVPVLSEDKSLGTLTVAWRTDEIDGEIKDIIFNNFLQLALVSAIVGAIMYYAYRKNKSNLRLAYYDKLTGLPNSEYLSEYLESEVKNTDKHKKAIMLLNCTNFNILNMTHGYLYGEKIHVKIAEKIKNILEPDEELFRPSTDRFIIVIGNYKRKEDLQALAQKIINIFDKSFLVNGDPQFVSAEIGIVEIKNQDMPIDSLLRDATLALSHINSSSNDAIYFYEDEMEVIVRRADKIEKVLRDAILGVNPERFYLQYQPKLDLKQNRIMGFEALARLNIPGMGIISPMEFVDIAEKRMLIYDLGKQILHRACNFSKSLHDSGYEDINLSVNISGLQLLREGFMKDIEQYIQSLCAVIKSLEFEITESILLSNYELINEKLKDIREMGIAVSLDDFGTGFSSLARLRELNINIVKLDRFFISKIKNEDEKNLITSDIISMAHKIGLTVVAEGVEEEEQKRYLQKHDCDIIQGYLVSKPLVEADAL